The following are from one region of the Periophthalmus magnuspinnatus isolate fPerMag1 chromosome 5, fPerMag1.2.pri, whole genome shotgun sequence genome:
- the tnip1 gene encoding TNFAIP3-interacting protein 1 isoform X1, giving the protein MEGKGPYRIYDPGGSEPKEQSYRQLLEENSMLRERMKGLKSLGDLLEESQSEASRLRQRVEELVRDNEALKSSSIAASLCTGGGPMHTEGLGKVCLHPTSEQKDDQTICLGKTLQPEKPIEALSEFEVVNMEGKTADALTAGSVIPLLPQENIELASQLKRLESSFSIFAEESNPNQLLAHLGRMAVEFHHLSSKVQKNEQRTSLLQTLCEQLRQENNELRKKMEEDHHIRNRDLEQLRQENQKLKELVTGGTTAAPQPDTTEPGQTKEEPVKEESTAVCSKMEVSTPQKSGKAAEKTPTKHCDIETYEKKIKLLEKQRKDVLEVNKQWDIQWNAMKTQFEQKITDLRQRLADSQKTVMELEAEREQRQRDYDKKLLLAKSKIENVQGEKECLNSETTELKQKIRYLQDQLLPLSKQREYQEKEIQRLNRALEEALNLHPPSTSQPPPGQSNFSDAANNLKKQELLTQIQVLKEQVKIFEEDFRKERSDRERMNEEKEDLRRQVERLQGQITNLTNQLHQAQNECQRERSERCKLERLQMQHHKQGQTQDRRDPPALGPAAVLGPAPLSPPYCGPFVQVQGQGLEAWPVHFPPRIVTATGPTAAPPPARDYPPNAPQGFPWQSSFSQPRGARAVGESLRPPPENADQSAAATVAPPAAAFAKRERQPADPGKH; this is encoded by the exons ATGGAGGGCAAGGGTCCATACCGCATCTATGACCCGGGCGGGAGTGAGCCCAAAGAGCAGAGCTACAGGCAGCTGCTGGAAGAGAACAGCATGCTGCGCGAGAGGATGAAGGGCCTCAAGAGCCTAG ggGACTTACTAGAGGAGTCCCAGTCCGAGGCGTCCCGGCTGAGGCAGAGGGTGGAGGAGCTGGTGCGGGACAATGAGGCCCTGAAGTCCAGCAGCATTGCAGCCAGTCTCTGCACAGGAGGAGGGCCCATGCACACTGAGGGACTGG GTAAAGTGTGTCTCCATCCCACCTCGGAGCAGAAGGACGACCAGACCATCTGTTTAGGGAAGACTCTGCAGCCCGAGAAGCCCATA GAGGCCTTATCAGAGTTTGAAGTGGTCAACATGGAGGGCAAGACAGCAGACGCCTTAACT GCCGGGTCGGTgatccccctcctccctcaggAGAACATTGAGCTGGCCTCTCAGCTCAAACGCCTGGAGAGCTCCTTCAGTATCTTCGCTGAGGAGTCCAACCCCAACCAGCTGCTGGCCCACCTGGGACGCATGGCTGTGGAGTTCCACCACCTGTCCTCCAAAGTCCAGAAGAACGAGCAGAGGACCTCCCTGCTGCAG ACCCTGTGTGAGCAGCTGAGGCAGGAGAACAATGAATTGCGCAAGAAAATGGAGGAAGATCACCACATCCGGAACAGAGACCTCGAGCAGCTCAG ACAAGAGAACCAGAAGCTTAAGGAGCTGGTTACTGGGGGAACCACAGCAGCCCCACAGCCCGACACCACAGAGCCAGGACAAACCAAAGAGGAGCCGGTGAAGGAGGAGTCCACGGCTGTATGCTCCAAGATGGAGGTCAGCACACCACAGAAG AGCGGAAAAGCAGCAGAGAAGACGCCAACCAAACATTGTGACATTGAGACCTATGAGAAGAAAATCAAACTGCTGGAGAAACAGAGGAAAGAT GTTTTGGAGGTAAACAAACAGTGGGACATTCAGTGGAACGCCATGAAGACACAGTTTGAACAAAAG ATCACAGATTTGCGGCAACGTTTGGCTGACTCTCAGAAGACGGTAATGGAGCTGGAGGCGGAGAGGGAGCAAAGGCAGAGAGACTATGACAAGAAACTGCTCTTAGCAAAGTCCAAGATCGAAAATGTCCAG GGAGAGAAGGAGTGCCTGAACTCTGAGACAACGGAGCTGAAACAGAAGATCCGCTACCTCCAGGACCAGCTGCTGCCTCTGAGCAAACAGAGGGAGTACCAGGAGAAGGAGATCCAGAGACTCAACCGG GCTTTGGAGGAAGCCCTGAACCTGCACCCGCCCTCCACGTCCCAGCCGCCTCCAGGACAGAGCAACTTCAGTGACGCAGCCAACAACCTCAAGAAGCAAGAGCTGCTCACCCAGATCCAAGTCTTAAAGGAACAG GTGAAAATCtttgaggaggacttcaggaaagAGCGCAGTGATCGTGAGCGCATGAACGAGGAGAAGGAGGACCTGAGGAGACAAGTGGAGAGACTACAGGGTCAAATCACCAATCTGACCAACCAG CTGCACCAGGCTCAAAACgagtgtcagagagagaggagcgagcgCTGCAAACTGGAGCGACTGCAGATGCAGCACCATAAACAG GGGCAGACTCAGGACAGACGTGACCCCCCCGCTCTAGGCCCCGCCGCTGTGCTAGGCCCCGCCCCCCTCAGCCCTCCCTACTGTGGGCCCTTTGTGCAGGTTCAGGGGCAGGGGCTGGAGGCGTGGCCCGTTCACTTCCCCCCGAGGATCGTCACGGCAACAGGGCCTACagctgccccgccccctgcaCGAGACTACCCGCCCAACGCCCCG CAGGGTTTCCCGTGGCAGTCGTCCTTCTCTCAgcccagaggagccagagctgTGGGGGAGAGCCTACGACCGCCTCCAGAGAACGCAG ACCAGTCAGCAGCAGCCACAGTGGCGCCACCTGCTGCTGCCTTTGCGAAGCGAGAGCGACAGCCCGCAGACCCCGGGAAGCACTGA
- the tnip1 gene encoding TNFAIP3-interacting protein 1 isoform X2, whose protein sequence is MEGKGPYRIYDPGGSEPKEQSYRQLLEENSMLRERMKGLKSLGDLLEESQSEASRLRQRVEELVRDNEALKSSSIAASLCTGGGPMHTEGLGKVCLHPTSEQKDDQTICLGKTLQPEKPIEALSEFEVVNMEGKTADALTAGSVIPLLPQENIELASQLKRLESSFSIFAEESNPNQLLAHLGRMAVEFHHLSSKVQKNEQRTSLLQTLCEQLRQENNELRKKMEEDHHIRNRDLEQLRQENQKLKELVTGGTTAAPQPDTTEPGQTKEEPVKEESTAVCSKMEVSTPQKSGKAAEKTPTKHCDIETYEKKIKLLEKQRKDVLEVNKQWDIQWNAMKTQFEQKITDLRQRLADSQKTVMELEAEREQRQRDYDKKLLLAKSKIENVQGEKECLNSETTELKQKIRYLQDQLLPLSKQREYQEKEIQRLNRALEEALNLHPPSTSQPPPGQSNFSDAANNLKKQELLTQIQVLKEQVKIFEEDFRKERSDRERMNEEKEDLRRQVERLQGQITNLTNQLHQAQNECQRERSERCKLERLQMQHHKQGQTQDRRDPPALGPAAVLGPAPLSPPYCGPFVQVQGQGLEAWPVHFPPRIVTATGPTAAPPPARDYPPNAPGFPWQSSFSQPRGARAVGESLRPPPENADQSAAATVAPPAAAFAKRERQPADPGKH, encoded by the exons ATGGAGGGCAAGGGTCCATACCGCATCTATGACCCGGGCGGGAGTGAGCCCAAAGAGCAGAGCTACAGGCAGCTGCTGGAAGAGAACAGCATGCTGCGCGAGAGGATGAAGGGCCTCAAGAGCCTAG ggGACTTACTAGAGGAGTCCCAGTCCGAGGCGTCCCGGCTGAGGCAGAGGGTGGAGGAGCTGGTGCGGGACAATGAGGCCCTGAAGTCCAGCAGCATTGCAGCCAGTCTCTGCACAGGAGGAGGGCCCATGCACACTGAGGGACTGG GTAAAGTGTGTCTCCATCCCACCTCGGAGCAGAAGGACGACCAGACCATCTGTTTAGGGAAGACTCTGCAGCCCGAGAAGCCCATA GAGGCCTTATCAGAGTTTGAAGTGGTCAACATGGAGGGCAAGACAGCAGACGCCTTAACT GCCGGGTCGGTgatccccctcctccctcaggAGAACATTGAGCTGGCCTCTCAGCTCAAACGCCTGGAGAGCTCCTTCAGTATCTTCGCTGAGGAGTCCAACCCCAACCAGCTGCTGGCCCACCTGGGACGCATGGCTGTGGAGTTCCACCACCTGTCCTCCAAAGTCCAGAAGAACGAGCAGAGGACCTCCCTGCTGCAG ACCCTGTGTGAGCAGCTGAGGCAGGAGAACAATGAATTGCGCAAGAAAATGGAGGAAGATCACCACATCCGGAACAGAGACCTCGAGCAGCTCAG ACAAGAGAACCAGAAGCTTAAGGAGCTGGTTACTGGGGGAACCACAGCAGCCCCACAGCCCGACACCACAGAGCCAGGACAAACCAAAGAGGAGCCGGTGAAGGAGGAGTCCACGGCTGTATGCTCCAAGATGGAGGTCAGCACACCACAGAAG AGCGGAAAAGCAGCAGAGAAGACGCCAACCAAACATTGTGACATTGAGACCTATGAGAAGAAAATCAAACTGCTGGAGAAACAGAGGAAAGAT GTTTTGGAGGTAAACAAACAGTGGGACATTCAGTGGAACGCCATGAAGACACAGTTTGAACAAAAG ATCACAGATTTGCGGCAACGTTTGGCTGACTCTCAGAAGACGGTAATGGAGCTGGAGGCGGAGAGGGAGCAAAGGCAGAGAGACTATGACAAGAAACTGCTCTTAGCAAAGTCCAAGATCGAAAATGTCCAG GGAGAGAAGGAGTGCCTGAACTCTGAGACAACGGAGCTGAAACAGAAGATCCGCTACCTCCAGGACCAGCTGCTGCCTCTGAGCAAACAGAGGGAGTACCAGGAGAAGGAGATCCAGAGACTCAACCGG GCTTTGGAGGAAGCCCTGAACCTGCACCCGCCCTCCACGTCCCAGCCGCCTCCAGGACAGAGCAACTTCAGTGACGCAGCCAACAACCTCAAGAAGCAAGAGCTGCTCACCCAGATCCAAGTCTTAAAGGAACAG GTGAAAATCtttgaggaggacttcaggaaagAGCGCAGTGATCGTGAGCGCATGAACGAGGAGAAGGAGGACCTGAGGAGACAAGTGGAGAGACTACAGGGTCAAATCACCAATCTGACCAACCAG CTGCACCAGGCTCAAAACgagtgtcagagagagaggagcgagcgCTGCAAACTGGAGCGACTGCAGATGCAGCACCATAAACAG GGGCAGACTCAGGACAGACGTGACCCCCCCGCTCTAGGCCCCGCCGCTGTGCTAGGCCCCGCCCCCCTCAGCCCTCCCTACTGTGGGCCCTTTGTGCAGGTTCAGGGGCAGGGGCTGGAGGCGTGGCCCGTTCACTTCCCCCCGAGGATCGTCACGGCAACAGGGCCTACagctgccccgccccctgcaCGAGACTACCCGCCCAACGCCCCG GGTTTCCCGTGGCAGTCGTCCTTCTCTCAgcccagaggagccagagctgTGGGGGAGAGCCTACGACCGCCTCCAGAGAACGCAG ACCAGTCAGCAGCAGCCACAGTGGCGCCACCTGCTGCTGCCTTTGCGAAGCGAGAGCGACAGCCCGCAGACCCCGGGAAGCACTGA
- the tnip1 gene encoding TNFAIP3-interacting protein 1 isoform X3 has protein sequence MEGKGPYRIYDPGGSEPKEQSYRQLLEENSMLRERMKGLKSLGDLLEESQSEASRLRQRVEELVRDNEALKSSSIAASLCTGGGPMHTEGLGKVCLHPTSEQKDDQTICLGKTLQPEKPIEALSEFEVVNMEGKTADALTAGSVIPLLPQENIELASQLKRLESSFSIFAEESNPNQLLAHLGRMAVEFHHLSSKVQKNEQRTSLLQTLCEQLRQENNELRKKMEEDHHIRNRDLEQLRQENQKLKELVTGGTTAAPQPDTTEPGQTKEEPVKEESTAVCSKMEVSTPQKSGKAAEKTPTKHCDIETYEKKIKLLEKQRKDVLEVNKQWDIQWNAMKTQFEQKITDLRQRLADSQKTVMELEAEREQRQRDYDKKLLLAKSKIENVQGEKECLNSETTELKQKIRYLQDQLLPLSKQREYQEKEIQRLNRALEEALNLHPPSTSQPPPGQSNFSDAANNLKKQELLTQIQVLKEQVKIFEEDFRKERSDRERMNEEKEDLRRQVERLQGQITNLTNQLHQAQNECQRERSERCKLERLQMQHHKQGFPWQSSFSQPRGARAVGESLRPPPENADQSAAATVAPPAAAFAKRERQPADPGKH, from the exons ATGGAGGGCAAGGGTCCATACCGCATCTATGACCCGGGCGGGAGTGAGCCCAAAGAGCAGAGCTACAGGCAGCTGCTGGAAGAGAACAGCATGCTGCGCGAGAGGATGAAGGGCCTCAAGAGCCTAG ggGACTTACTAGAGGAGTCCCAGTCCGAGGCGTCCCGGCTGAGGCAGAGGGTGGAGGAGCTGGTGCGGGACAATGAGGCCCTGAAGTCCAGCAGCATTGCAGCCAGTCTCTGCACAGGAGGAGGGCCCATGCACACTGAGGGACTGG GTAAAGTGTGTCTCCATCCCACCTCGGAGCAGAAGGACGACCAGACCATCTGTTTAGGGAAGACTCTGCAGCCCGAGAAGCCCATA GAGGCCTTATCAGAGTTTGAAGTGGTCAACATGGAGGGCAAGACAGCAGACGCCTTAACT GCCGGGTCGGTgatccccctcctccctcaggAGAACATTGAGCTGGCCTCTCAGCTCAAACGCCTGGAGAGCTCCTTCAGTATCTTCGCTGAGGAGTCCAACCCCAACCAGCTGCTGGCCCACCTGGGACGCATGGCTGTGGAGTTCCACCACCTGTCCTCCAAAGTCCAGAAGAACGAGCAGAGGACCTCCCTGCTGCAG ACCCTGTGTGAGCAGCTGAGGCAGGAGAACAATGAATTGCGCAAGAAAATGGAGGAAGATCACCACATCCGGAACAGAGACCTCGAGCAGCTCAG ACAAGAGAACCAGAAGCTTAAGGAGCTGGTTACTGGGGGAACCACAGCAGCCCCACAGCCCGACACCACAGAGCCAGGACAAACCAAAGAGGAGCCGGTGAAGGAGGAGTCCACGGCTGTATGCTCCAAGATGGAGGTCAGCACACCACAGAAG AGCGGAAAAGCAGCAGAGAAGACGCCAACCAAACATTGTGACATTGAGACCTATGAGAAGAAAATCAAACTGCTGGAGAAACAGAGGAAAGAT GTTTTGGAGGTAAACAAACAGTGGGACATTCAGTGGAACGCCATGAAGACACAGTTTGAACAAAAG ATCACAGATTTGCGGCAACGTTTGGCTGACTCTCAGAAGACGGTAATGGAGCTGGAGGCGGAGAGGGAGCAAAGGCAGAGAGACTATGACAAGAAACTGCTCTTAGCAAAGTCCAAGATCGAAAATGTCCAG GGAGAGAAGGAGTGCCTGAACTCTGAGACAACGGAGCTGAAACAGAAGATCCGCTACCTCCAGGACCAGCTGCTGCCTCTGAGCAAACAGAGGGAGTACCAGGAGAAGGAGATCCAGAGACTCAACCGG GCTTTGGAGGAAGCCCTGAACCTGCACCCGCCCTCCACGTCCCAGCCGCCTCCAGGACAGAGCAACTTCAGTGACGCAGCCAACAACCTCAAGAAGCAAGAGCTGCTCACCCAGATCCAAGTCTTAAAGGAACAG GTGAAAATCtttgaggaggacttcaggaaagAGCGCAGTGATCGTGAGCGCATGAACGAGGAGAAGGAGGACCTGAGGAGACAAGTGGAGAGACTACAGGGTCAAATCACCAATCTGACCAACCAG CTGCACCAGGCTCAAAACgagtgtcagagagagaggagcgagcgCTGCAAACTGGAGCGACTGCAGATGCAGCACCATAAACAG GGTTTCCCGTGGCAGTCGTCCTTCTCTCAgcccagaggagccagagctgTGGGGGAGAGCCTACGACCGCCTCCAGAGAACGCAG ACCAGTCAGCAGCAGCCACAGTGGCGCCACCTGCTGCTGCCTTTGCGAAGCGAGAGCGACAGCCCGCAGACCCCGGGAAGCACTGA
- the tnip1 gene encoding TNFAIP3-interacting protein 1 isoform X4, protein MHPEGLGKVCLHPTSEQKDDQTICLGKTLQPEKPIEALSEFEVVNMEGKTADALTAGSVIPLLPQENIELASQLKRLESSFSIFAEESNPNQLLAHLGRMAVEFHHLSSKVQKNEQRTSLLQTLCEQLRQENNELRKKMEEDHHIRNRDLEQLRQENQKLKELVTGGTTAAPQPDTTEPGQTKEEPVKEESTAVCSKMEVSTPQKSGKAAEKTPTKHCDIETYEKKIKLLEKQRKDVLEVNKQWDIQWNAMKTQFEQKITDLRQRLADSQKTVMELEAEREQRQRDYDKKLLLAKSKIENVQGEKECLNSETTELKQKIRYLQDQLLPLSKQREYQEKEIQRLNRALEEALNLHPPSTSQPPPGQSNFSDAANNLKKQELLTQIQVLKEQVKIFEEDFRKERSDRERMNEEKEDLRRQVERLQGQITNLTNQLHQAQNECQRERSERCKLERLQMQHHKQGQTQDRRDPPALGPAAVLGPAPLSPPYCGPFVQVQGQGLEAWPVHFPPRIVTATGPTAAPPPARDYPPNAPQGFPWQSSFSQPRGARAVGESLRPPPENADQSAAATVAPPAAAFAKRERQPADPGKH, encoded by the exons ATGCACCCTGAGGGACTGG GTAAAGTGTGTCTCCATCCCACCTCGGAGCAGAAGGACGACCAGACCATCTGTTTAGGGAAGACTCTGCAGCCCGAGAAGCCCATA GAGGCCTTATCAGAGTTTGAAGTGGTCAACATGGAGGGCAAGACAGCAGACGCCTTAACT GCCGGGTCGGTgatccccctcctccctcaggAGAACATTGAGCTGGCCTCTCAGCTCAAACGCCTGGAGAGCTCCTTCAGTATCTTCGCTGAGGAGTCCAACCCCAACCAGCTGCTGGCCCACCTGGGACGCATGGCTGTGGAGTTCCACCACCTGTCCTCCAAAGTCCAGAAGAACGAGCAGAGGACCTCCCTGCTGCAG ACCCTGTGTGAGCAGCTGAGGCAGGAGAACAATGAATTGCGCAAGAAAATGGAGGAAGATCACCACATCCGGAACAGAGACCTCGAGCAGCTCAG ACAAGAGAACCAGAAGCTTAAGGAGCTGGTTACTGGGGGAACCACAGCAGCCCCACAGCCCGACACCACAGAGCCAGGACAAACCAAAGAGGAGCCGGTGAAGGAGGAGTCCACGGCTGTATGCTCCAAGATGGAGGTCAGCACACCACAGAAG AGCGGAAAAGCAGCAGAGAAGACGCCAACCAAACATTGTGACATTGAGACCTATGAGAAGAAAATCAAACTGCTGGAGAAACAGAGGAAAGAT GTTTTGGAGGTAAACAAACAGTGGGACATTCAGTGGAACGCCATGAAGACACAGTTTGAACAAAAG ATCACAGATTTGCGGCAACGTTTGGCTGACTCTCAGAAGACGGTAATGGAGCTGGAGGCGGAGAGGGAGCAAAGGCAGAGAGACTATGACAAGAAACTGCTCTTAGCAAAGTCCAAGATCGAAAATGTCCAG GGAGAGAAGGAGTGCCTGAACTCTGAGACAACGGAGCTGAAACAGAAGATCCGCTACCTCCAGGACCAGCTGCTGCCTCTGAGCAAACAGAGGGAGTACCAGGAGAAGGAGATCCAGAGACTCAACCGG GCTTTGGAGGAAGCCCTGAACCTGCACCCGCCCTCCACGTCCCAGCCGCCTCCAGGACAGAGCAACTTCAGTGACGCAGCCAACAACCTCAAGAAGCAAGAGCTGCTCACCCAGATCCAAGTCTTAAAGGAACAG GTGAAAATCtttgaggaggacttcaggaaagAGCGCAGTGATCGTGAGCGCATGAACGAGGAGAAGGAGGACCTGAGGAGACAAGTGGAGAGACTACAGGGTCAAATCACCAATCTGACCAACCAG CTGCACCAGGCTCAAAACgagtgtcagagagagaggagcgagcgCTGCAAACTGGAGCGACTGCAGATGCAGCACCATAAACAG GGGCAGACTCAGGACAGACGTGACCCCCCCGCTCTAGGCCCCGCCGCTGTGCTAGGCCCCGCCCCCCTCAGCCCTCCCTACTGTGGGCCCTTTGTGCAGGTTCAGGGGCAGGGGCTGGAGGCGTGGCCCGTTCACTTCCCCCCGAGGATCGTCACGGCAACAGGGCCTACagctgccccgccccctgcaCGAGACTACCCGCCCAACGCCCCG CAGGGTTTCCCGTGGCAGTCGTCCTTCTCTCAgcccagaggagccagagctgTGGGGGAGAGCCTACGACCGCCTCCAGAGAACGCAG ACCAGTCAGCAGCAGCCACAGTGGCGCCACCTGCTGCTGCCTTTGCGAAGCGAGAGCGACAGCCCGCAGACCCCGGGAAGCACTGA